The genomic interval ATGGTACTCAGGTTCCAAGGAAAAGCAGTTTTCCAAAAATGATGAATCCGCAGCAATACGCACAGTATGTATTTGACGGTTATACCAATGCTGGAAAAACCATTGCAGCAGGAACAAATTATGGTTCAGGTACAGTACCTACATTGCCAGATTACCTGGTTGCAGGTGGAAAAACCGGTCAGGAAATTACCGCTGCTGATTATGACCCGTCAAAATATAACTACAGCCGCGATCCTGCTTTATTCTATCAGATCACCAAAGCAAACAAACAGGGAACTAACTGGTTTGACGAAATTACAGACGTTGCTCCGGTTCAGAATTATCAGTTAAGTGCTACTGGTGGTGGAGAAAATGCGACCTATACTTTTTCAGGTGGTTACCTGGATCAGAAAGGAACAATCAAATATACAGGCTTTAAGCGTTATAATTTCAGGTCTAATACGAACATTTCAGCCTTTAACAAAAGAGTACGTTTTGGTGAAAATGCGCAGTATAGTTATTCTGAAGGTTATGGTTTGGGTGTAAATCCAAATACATCCGGAGATTATCAGGATCAGGGAAGTGCAATAGGCTGGGCATACCGTATACCAACTATTATTCCGGTTTATGATATTAACGGAAATTTTGCAGGAAGCCGCGGCAGCCAGTTAGGTAATGCTGAAAATCCACTGGCTTTCCTTTATCGTGCAAAAGACAATAAAAACAAAAGTAACTTCTTCTTTGGAAATGTATATGCTGAAGGAGATATTATACCAGGACTTGTTTTAAAAACAAATTTTGGTCTGCGTTACGAGAACTTTAACGGGGTAACTATGCGTTATCCAAACCTGGAATTCTCGGAAGGGAACAACTCTAATAACCTGGGTGAGTATATGGGTTATAATACAGAATGGACGTGGTCAAATACTTTGAACTATAGTAAAGTTATTAATGAGAAGCACAGACTGAATGTATTACTTGGTACAGAGGCTATCAAATCTAAATCCCGTCAGTTAAATGCAGGAAGAAATGATTTCTTCCTTTTAGGAAATCAGGATTATTATTATTTGAACACTGGTTCTTCTAATATCAGTAACTCTAGTTATGGTGCAATTGGATCACTTTTCTCTTTATTTGGTAAAGTTGATTATTCTTATAATGACCGTTACTTATTCAGCGCTATACTTCGTCGTGATGGTTCTTCTAATTTCGGAGCGAACAACAAATATGGTTATTTCCCGGCAGCAAGTGCAGCTTGGAGAGTTTCTGAAGAGGACTTCATGAAAAGTGTTAAATGGATCTCTGATTTCAAATTCCGTGTAGGTTATGGAGAAACAGGGAACCAAAGAATTCCTTCTAATCAGTATCTGAACAGATTTCAGAGTTCTATCGCGAATTCAGCTTATGCTCTTGGTGGCGGAAATAGCTTAACTACTGGTGTTTGGCAAAATGCTTATCAAAACCCGGACATCAAATGGGAATCTGTGAAATCCCTTAACGTAGGTATTGACTTTACATTGTTTGACGGTGCATTTGACGGATCGGCAGACTGGTATAATAAAAAAACCACAGATATGCTTTATAATTTGCCACAACCTTCAACTGTAGTTGGATTGGGTAATTCACCATATGTAAATATTGGTGATATGAGCAATAAGGGTGTTGAGTTTAACGTTGCTTATCATTATGGAAAAAAATCAGACAGCCCTTTTAAATTCGATATCGGCCTGAATTTCTCTAAAAACGAAAATAAAATTGTAAAGCTTGCTCCTGGTATTTTCAACCAGATTTATGGCAACTACAGAAGTTTACAAACAAGTGTATTACAAGAAGGCGCTCCTTTTGGTTCATTCTATGGTTACCAGACTGCGGGAATTTATCAAAGTGCAGCAGATATTGCAAACAATCCTTCTTATGTTGGAGCCAGGGTAGGTGGTTTACGTTATGCTGATATCAATGGTGATGGCGTAATTGATGCTAAAGACCGTACAATTATTGGAAATCCAAATCCGGACTTCACTTATGGTATCAATTTAAATGCTTCTTATAAAAACTGGGATCTTGCAACCTTCTTCTACGGCGTTCAGGGAAATGATCTTTTTGAAGCAACACGTTACTTCACAGATTTCCCATCATTTGACGGTGCAAAAAGCACAAGATTGTTAGGTGCCTGGAGCCCAACGAACACTTCAAGCCAGATTCCTTCTGCTTATACCGGAGCCTCTGATCTTGAATATACTTCTTCAAGCTACTATGTACAAAAAGGCAGCTTCTTCAGAATGAAGAATATCCAGATCGGTTATTCAATTCCAACAGCTAAAGCATTTGGTCCAAAATCAGGCATCAGCAGAATGAGAGTTTACGTAAGCGCAACCAACCTTTTCACGATCACCAAATACACTGGTCTTGATCCGGAAGTTAGTCAGACCAGAGATGCTTCTGCTGCTGTTGGAAATTCTGGACCACCAGCTGATACATTCTCAGCACTTGGCGTTGATAAGGGAGTTTATCCTTCACCTCGTCAGTTCCTAATTGGTATAAATGTTGGATTTTAATTAAAAGATACAAAGATGAAACACTTAAAATATATTTTCTTATCCTTTATAATTTGCAGTACGCTATCCTGCAAGAAGTCATTTCTGACGGTTCAGCCCCAGGGAGAGCTGACAGGAGAACAAATAACGACACAGGATGGTGTTGAAGGTTTACTTATCGGTGCTTATGGCTTACTAAATGGTAATGTAAACGGTACATGGGGCAATTACGGTGCTGCTCCAAGCCAGTGGTTATTTGGTGAGGTTGCTTCTGACAATGCCCATAAAGGGAGTAGCAATGGTGATCAGCCAAATATGAACGCGATAGAAAGACACGCACCAACGAGTACAAATGATAATTTAGCAAATTTATGGGACAGATGTTATGAAGGTATTCAGCGCTGTAACAACACCCTGAAAATTTTAGCTAACCTGCAAGCTGGTGGTGGTGCTGCAAAATTTAGTGATGCACGTGCTAAAGAAATCGAGGGTGAAGCCAAAGTACTTCGTGCTCATTATTATTTCTTTTTAGTAAGGGTGTTTAAAGTTGTTCCTTATGTTACTGAAACTACTGTAAGTGGAACTATCATACCAAACGACAAGGATATTTATCCTAACATTATCGCAGATCTTCAGACAGCAGTAGCAAATCTGGGTACAACAAAACCAAAAGGTCAAAAAGCGCGTATGGATAAATTTGCCGCACAAGCTTATCTTGGAAAAGTATTCTTATATCAGAAAAGATATGCTGAGGCCTATGCACAGTTTAATGCTATCATTGCAGCAAAACCAAGTCTTATCAACTTACCTTATTCAGATAACTTCGATATCACTAAAGAAGATGGTCCGGAATCAATTGTTTCTGTTCAGAATTCTGTAGGAACAGATGGTACAGGTGGAGATAACGGAAACGTGGGTGATATGTTAAACTTCCCTTCCGGAAGTGCACCGATCAACTGCTGTGGTTTCTTCCAGCCAACAATTGACCTGGCTAACGCGTTCAAAGTTGATGCTGCTGGTTTACCATTACTAGATGGAAGCTACCGTACCAATCCATATATTTCTGATTTAGGATTAACAACAGATCAAAAGAAAACCTATGTATTGAATACTGCTTTAGCTTTAGACCCAAGGATTGAGTCTACTTTAGGCAGAAGAGGTACTCCTTATCGTGATTGGGGTGTAATGCCTGGTGATGCCTGGATTCGTGATGCGAGTAATGGCGGACCATTTTTACCGATTAAAAACACAATTGAAGTTTCTCAGCTGGCCAGCGGAACAGCTCCGGGAAGTCCAAACGTAACCGGATTAAACATTAACCTGATTCGTCTTGCTGATATTTACCTGATGGCAGCAGAGTGTGCTGTAGAAACAGGTGATCTTGGAACAGCATTAACCCTGGTCAATGCAGTGAGACAACGCGCAGCAAAAATAACACCTCAATTAGCGAACGGCGCACCTACAGCAGCTTATAAAGTAGGTCTTTATCCTTCTTTCCCTAGTGTTGATTATGCTAGAAATGCAGTTCATTTTGAACGCAGATTAGAATTGGCATTGGAAGGTCACAGATTCTTTGACCTTGTACGCTGGGGTGTTGCAAAAACAACACTGGAAAGCTACTTTAACTTTGAAGGTAAATACTTCGATTACCTGAAAAACATTTCGCTTAAACCACGTGATGAGTATTGGCCATTACCACAAGATCAAATTGACAGAAGTCAGGGTAAGCTGGTACAAAGCCCTGGTTACTAACTCACAAATGGCTTAGCCATTCAAATAAACATTAATTCATTAAAACCCGCTTATATTCAAGCGGGTTTTTTTAATTTAGTTGTATGAAGCATTACAAATTAATTCTCTGGTTCTCTCTCCTGTTTTCCCTTCAAACAATGGCTCAGGATCTCAAAAAATACGATAAAGGCAGCTTTATTGACGGCAAAGACAGTATCTCCTATCGTATCCTATTCCCCGAACACTTCGATCCAAAACAAAAATATCCCGTCCTGTTTTTCCTTCACGGCAGCGGAGAACGCGGAAATGATAACGAAAAGCAATTAGTACACGGTGGCAAGCTCTTCCTTAGAAACGATATCCGTGAACAATATCCCGCCATCATAATTTTCCCTCAATGTTCAGAAGACAGTTACTGGGCTAATGTGCAGTTTTCTTCAGATTCTACCGGAAAAAGAATCTTTAATTATCAAAAAAAAGGAAAACCTACAAAAGCGATGAAGGCCCTTTTAGGAATGATCGATAATATTCTTGATAAACCCTATATCGATCACCAGCAAGTTTATGTTGGCGGACTTTCTATGGGCGGTATGGGAACCCTTGAACTTTTGAGACGTAAACCTAAAACATTCGCCGCTGCCTTTTCAATATGCGGAGGTGACAACATTGCAAACGTTGAAAAATACAAACATGTTCCCCTTTGGATTTTCCACGGTGGAAAAGATGATGTGGTACCACCAGCAGGATCTACAGCAATCGCTAACCAGTTAAAAATTATTGGTAAAGAAGTGAAATTTACGCTTTATCCTGACGCAAATCACAACAGCTGGGATTCCACTTTTGCAGAACCCAAGTTACTTCCGTGGTTGTTTAGTCACAAGAAGTAGTTCTGAGAAGCAATCCTGCAAGGTTTTCCTTAAAGCAATTCTTAAAGTGCTTTTTATAAACAATCCAGCAAGGTTTTCCTTAAAGCAGTTCTTAAAATTAATCCATAATACAAAAAAAAGATCGCTGGCAGTTTTCTTCTGACGTTCATGAAGAATGAACAATGTCAGAAAACTATCCAGTGATCTTTTTTTTTGACACCCGGCTTATTTCTGCGATTGGCCAGGGGTTTCTTCTCTTTCTTTCTTTCTTTCTTTCTTTCTTTCTTTCTTTCTTTCTTTCTTTCTTTCTTTCTTTCTTTCTTTCTAACCTTCCCAACCCCTCCAAATTCGGATGCGAATAAAAAAAACCAGGAAGTAAGTTTTCTGACATTGTTCATTCTTCATGAACGTCAGAAGAAAACTACTTCCTGGTTTTTTTTATACTCAGAGGATATCCCCCTTACTTTTACTCAGCCATATTATTATAAACAGCCTGTACATCGTCATCCTCTTCCAACTTGTCAATCAGTTTGAAAACATCAAGCGCCTGTTCTTCTGAAATAGGCGTTGTGGACATTGCAATTCTTTCCAATTTCGCGCTTTTCATTTCAAAGCCTAAATCTTCCAGCGCCTTTTGCATCTTACCAAAATCCTCAAAAGCTGTCTGAACAACTGCAATATCGTTACCCTCTTCATCAGACTCCAGATACAACTCTTCCAAACCAGCGTCAATCAATTCAAACTCCAGTTCTTCCAGATCCTTGTCACCCGGTATAAATCTAAAAATAGACTTGCGGTTGAAAATGAAATCAAGGGAACCTGTTTTTCCTAAAGAACCACCGGTTTTACTAAAGTAACTACGTACGTTAGCTACCGTTCTGTTCGTATTGTCGGTAGCAGTTTCGATTAATATAGCTACCCCATGAAGTGCATATCCTTCATATACATGCTCCTCGTAACCATTTTCATCCTTATTAGAAGCCCTTTTAATTGCAGCATCCACTCTGTCTTTCGGCATATTTACCGCTTTAGAGTTTTGGATTGCTGTACGTAAACGTGAATTCGTATCAGGATTAGGACCACCGTCCTTTACTGCCATTACAATCTCTTTCCCTATACGGGTGAACTGCACGGCCATTTTAGCCCAACGCTTAAATTTTCTTTCTTTTCTAAACTCAAATGCTCTTCCCATGGTATAAATTATAGAGGTCTACCCTATCTTTTTTAAATTGTTTAACATATCAATCGTCAGTTTTGACAGATCAAATTCAGGCTTCCAACCCCAGTCGCGTCTTGCAATCTGATCATCCATTGAACGGGGCCAGCTTGAAGCGATCTGTTGACGGGGATCATCAGCAGTATAAGTTAATGTAAATTCCGGAATATGTTTCTTTATTTCCGCTGCCAAAGTTTCAGGCGTAAAACTTACACCAGCAAAATTATAGCTCGAACGAATAGAAATACGGTCTGCCGGAGCATCCATCAATTCTATGGTTCCACGGATCGCATCATCCATGTACATCATTGGTAATTCTGTATCTGCAGAAAGGAAAGAAGCATAATTCGCTTTCTTTAATGCATCATGGAAAATATGGATGGCATAATCCGTTGTACCACCACCCGGAGCAGCTTTCCAGCTGATTAAACCTGGGTAACGGATACTGCGCACATCAAGACCAAATTTCTGATGATAATACTCACACCATCTTTCACCTGCTAATTTACTGATTCCGTAAACCGTATTTGGATCCATCACACAGTATTGTTCAGTCTGATCCTTCGGAGAGTTAGGCCCGAATACCGCAATGGAGCTTGGCCAGTAAACTTTGGCAGTTTTATAGACAATCGCCAGGTCAAGAATGTTCAGCAGACCGTTCATATTCAGGTCCCAGGCAAGCTTTGGATTCTGCTCACCGGTAGCTGATAATAACGCAGCCAGCAAATAAACCTGGCCAGGTTTATATTTATTAAATATGGTATTTAAAGTATCCTTCTCTAAAACATTAACGAACTCAAAAGGTCCTGAATTCTTGATGTCATAATCAGGACGTCGGATATCACAGGCCACTACATTGTCTTCACCATAAGTTTTGCGCAGTGCAGTCACCAGTTCAGTTCCTATCTGCCCATTAGAGCCTAATACTAGTATTTTTTCGGTCATTGGTCTTTTGATTTTGGCAAAGGTAAAAAATTGCACGAAACCTGTTAAAAAATGTTTTTACATAGCTATTGTTTATATTTAATGAGTGCTGCAAAAACAGCCCTTAAAAGGGTGTTTAGACATCCTTTTGCTAAATCCTTATTTAGAATGAATATAGGGTGTAACAAAAGCAAGAATATTGAGAATTAAATATCATTTTTTTGTTTGTTCCGTCTATTTTTTTTCTATTTTTAGTAGTTGATAGTGTATAAACAACACCTTAAATAACCAAATATCAAAGTATGGAAAGAAGAGACGCAGTCAGAAACATTGCCTTTTTAATGGGAGGCGCATTATCTGCTACTACAATCGGAGTATTTCTTGACAGCTGTAACACCCCTTCTGCCAAGAAAGGATCGGGACTATTTTCAGCAGATCAGGACCAGTTGATCACTGAAGTAGCCGACATTATTATCCCATCTACAAAAACACCAGGTGCAAAAGCAGCAGGCGTTGGACCATGGATTTCAATGATGGTGAGAGATTGCTATCCTAAAGAAGCGCAAGACGTTTTTGTTAAAGGCCTTGAAGATCTGGAAGCCCGTTCTAAAAAACAATACAATAATTCATTCCTTAAAATTTCTGTAAAAGAACGTGGAGAATTACTTGGAAAAGTAAGAGATGAGACCGTTGCTGCTCAGAAAGCTGATGGCGAAAAAGCCGCAGCCGCAGAAAAAGCGAAAGGAACTGGAAAAGCATTAACAAATACTGTTAAGGCTGCTAAATATGGACCACAAGGCCCATCTTACTTTTTTGCCATTGCGAGAGATTTAACTATGTTAGGTTATTTCACCTCAGAAATCGGCGCTACACAAGCGTTAGAGTACATTGACGTTCCCGGCCGTTACAATGGCTGTGTCGATTTAAAACCTGGACAAAAAGTTTATTCTTCTTAATCTATTTACAAAACACATGAATTTAAACACAAAAGCAACCGCACAAAATACATACGATGCTATCGTAGTCGGATCAGGAATAAGTGGAGGATGGGCAGCAAAAGAACTTACTGAAAAAGGACTTAAAGTTCTCTTGCTTGAACGCGGCAGAAACGTCGAGCATATCAAAGATTATACTACAGCAATGAAAAAACCATGGGAATTTGAACACCGTGGTAAATTAACTGAAGTACAAAAAGAAGCACACCCGGTACAAAAGCGTGATTATCCTTACCAGGAATTCAATGAGAGCTTTTGGGTGAATGACCACGAATGTCCATATACAGAAGTCAAACGTTTTGACTGGTACCGCGGATTTCACGTAGGTGGAAAATCATTGATGTGGGGCCGTCAAAGTTACCGCTTCAGTGACCTGAACTTTGAAGACAATAAAAAAGATGGCCATGGTAATGACTGGCCAATCAGATATAAAGACTTAAGCCCATGGTATGACCATGTAGAAAAGTTTGCAGGAATTAGTGGTCAGGTAGAAAACTGGCCTGCTTTACCTGATGGACACTTTCTTCCGCCAATGGAAATGAATTGTGTAGAGAAAGATGTGAAGAAACGAATAGAAGATAAGTGGAAGAAATCACGTATTATGACTATTGGCCGTACAGCCAATCTGACTGTTCCCCATGGAGGAAGAGGAAGTTGTCAGTACCGTGACAGATGTAGCAGAGGATGTCCTTTTGGTGCTTATTTCAGTACACAGTCTTCTACCCTTCCAGCTGCTGTAGCTACTGGAAACCTGACTTTACGCCCTTTCTCTTTAGTTGATCATATTGTTTATGACAAAGAAACACAGAAAGCAACAGGTGTAGTCATCATAGATTCAGAAACGAAAGAAAACATAGAGTATTTTGCAAAGATTGTATTTGTAAATGGCTCTACTTTAGGTAGTACCTTCTTATTGTTGAATTCAACTTCTGCTGAGCATCCTAATGGTTTAGGGAATGCGAGTGGTGAGCTTGGACACAATTTAATGGATCACCATTTCCGTTGCGGTGCTTCGGGAGATGCAGAAGGTTTTGACGACAAATATACTTATGGCCGCAGGGCAAATGGTATTTATGTACCGAGATACCAGAACATGGGTGGTGATAAACGTGATTATTTACGTGGATTCGGTTATCAGGGTGGTGCAAGTCGTACAGGATGGCATAAAGATGTAGCTGAACTTGCTTTTGGTGGCGACTTTAAAGATCTGATGACGCAGCCAGGTGCCTGGAAAATGGGATTAGGTGGTTTCGGTGAGTCTCTTCCATACCATGAAAACAGGGTTTATATTGATAAAACCAAAAAAGATAAATGGGGAATGCCGGTATTGGCTATTGACTGTGAGTTTAAAGGTAACGAAGAAAAAATGCGTATTGACATGATGAACGATGCAGCAGAAATGCTGGAAGCAGCAGGAATCAAGAATATACAAACTTATGATGCGGGATCAACTCCAGGTATGGCTATCCATGAGCAAGGAACAGCCCGTATGGGAAATGATCCTAAAACCTCCGTATTAAATAAATGGAACCAGATGCATGAAGTTAAAAATGTATTTGTAACGGATGGATCTTGTATGCCATCGATTGCTTGTCAAAATCCTTCGCTGACTTTTATGGCTTTGACAGCCAGAGCCGCAGATTTTGCAGTAAGTGAACTAAAAAAAGGTAATCTTTAATGAACGGTAAAATAAGAATGGGGATGATCGGTGGCGGTAAAAATGCTTTTATAGGCGCCGTCCACCGTATCGCAGCCAATATAGATGGTCAGATAGAACTGGTTTGCGGAGCTTTAAGTTCCAATCCTGAAACCGCTAAGGAATCGGGCGAATTATTGTTCCTGGCAGCAGACAGAAATTACGGGACTTACCAGGAGATGATCGAAAAAGAGAGTCTCCTGCCTGCAACTACAAGAATGCATTTTGTAACTATTGTTACGCCTAATTTTGCACATTTCGCGCCTGCAATGCTGGCATTGGAACATGGTTTTCATGTGGTGATTGACAAGCCGATCAGCTTAACACTGGCAGAAGCTAAACTACTCAGAGATAAGGTATTGGAAACAGGTTTGACTTTAGCGCTTACCTATACGTATTCTGGTTACCCGATGGTTAAGCAGGCTCGCCAGATGGTGAAAGATCATGCTTTCGGAAAGATCAGAAAAATCCTGGTAGAATATCCTCAGGGCTGGTTAAGCTTACCTTCTGAACGTGACGGCAATAAACAGTCTGCGTGGAGAACCGATCCTTCGAAAAGTGGGATCAGTGGCTGTATGGGTGACATCGGAACACATGCTGCACAGCTTGCCGAATATATTTCAGGCCTGGAGATTACAAAAATCTGCGCGGACCTGAATATTATGGTAGATGGCCGTGCGCTTGATGATGATGGAAATGTATTGCTAAAATTCAGCAATGGCGCCAATGGAGTTCTAGTGGCTTCACAGATTGCTGCGGGAGAAGAAAATGCACTGAAAATTAAAGTTTATGGGGAAAAAGGAAGCCTGGAATGGCACCAGGAAGAACCAAATACGCTGAAAGTAAAATGGCTGGATGCACCAAGTCAACTGTATCGTGCGGGACAAGGTTATTTAACCCCGGCAGCACAATTTAATGCAAGAACACCAGCCGGACACCCGGAAGGTTATTTAGAAGCTTTTGCTAACATTTACCGGAATTTCGCGTTAACTTTAAAAGCAAAGCAGCAAGGTGAAACCCCTACCCCGGAGATGTTAGATTTCCCTGGCGTAGAGGATGGTGTACGTGGAATGGCATTTATAGAAAATGTAGTAGCCTCAGGGCTGTCAGATCAGAAATGGTTTGATTTTAAAATATAAATAACGATGACAACAATTAAAGGACCAGCAGTTTTTTTAGCCCAGTTTATTGGAGACCAGGCCCCGTTCAATTCCCTTGACGGGATTTGTCAGTGGGCAGCAGATTTAGGATTTAAAGGTATACAAATGCCAACCCTGGATAACAGATTTATTGACCTGCAGCAAGCGGCAGAGAGTAAAACCTATGCGGATGAATTGAAAGGAAAAATCAATTCATATGGTCTGGAAATTACAGAACTTTCTACGCATATCCAAGGTCAGTTAGTGGCAGTTAATCCTGCTTATGACAAGGTATTTGATGGTTTTGCACCGGCTGCTTACCACAATAATCCTGCAGCCAGAACAGAATGGGCAGTACAGCAGCTGAAATATGCGGCAAAGGCTTCTCAGAATCTTGGTTTGAATGCACATGCTACTTTTAGTGGCTCTCTTTTATGGCATATGTTCCATCCCTGGCCACAAAGACCAGAAGGATTGGTAGAGGAAGGTTTTAAAGAACTTGCCCGCCGCTGGTTACCGATATTAAATGAATTTGATACTTGTGGTGTGGATGTTTGTTATGAGATCCACCCGGGTGAAGATTTATTTGACGGGATAACTTATGAGATGTTTTTGGAGCAGGTAAATTTCCATCCAAGAGCATGTTTACTATATGATCCGTCACACTTTGTATTACAACAACTGGATTACATCCAATATATTGATCTTTATCATGAAAGAATTAAAGCTTTCCATGTAAAGGATGCAGAATTTAACCCAACTGGCAGACAAGGTACTTTTGGCGGTTACCAAAGCTGGGCAAACCGCGCAGGCCGTTACCGTTCTCCCGGAGATGGACAGGTAGATTTCAAAACGATCTTCAGTAAACTGGCACAGTATGATTTTAAAGGCTGGGCAGTAATGGAATGGGAATGCTGTATTAAAGATTCTGAGACTGGTGCAAGAGAAGGTGCTGAGTTTATTAAAAACCACATCATTCCGGTAACAAGCAGAGCATTTGATGATTTCGCTGCGACAGGTGCAGATTCAGAATTCAACAAACAAATATTAGGTATAAAATAAAATAGTAAAACACAAACACACAAACGAATGAAACCTGAATGAGCTTACCTTTTATAATCAGGATAAAAAGCTCATGAAAGCTTCATAATCATTAATAACAATAAGAACATTATGAAAAAGACACTGTTAATTTTGGGATGTATTAGTTTAGCGATAGCTTCTTGTGGAAACCCGGGTGCTACTACTGAAGGATCAACTACAGCAGCTTCAACAGATACTGAAACTACGGTAAAAGCACAAACTCCATCAGAAATGTTGCCTGGTGAGAAACTAATAGCTACAGCAGATTGTATTGGCTGTCATAACAAAACTCAAAAAGTAATCGGGCCTGCATATGTAGATATCGCAGCAAAATATCCTTCAAGCGAAGAAAACATCAATAAATTAGCTGATGTAGTT from Pedobacter sp. WC2423 carries:
- a CDS encoding GMC oxidoreductase; the encoded protein is MNLNTKATAQNTYDAIVVGSGISGGWAAKELTEKGLKVLLLERGRNVEHIKDYTTAMKKPWEFEHRGKLTEVQKEAHPVQKRDYPYQEFNESFWVNDHECPYTEVKRFDWYRGFHVGGKSLMWGRQSYRFSDLNFEDNKKDGHGNDWPIRYKDLSPWYDHVEKFAGISGQVENWPALPDGHFLPPMEMNCVEKDVKKRIEDKWKKSRIMTIGRTANLTVPHGGRGSCQYRDRCSRGCPFGAYFSTQSSTLPAAVATGNLTLRPFSLVDHIVYDKETQKATGVVIIDSETKENIEYFAKIVFVNGSTLGSTFLLLNSTSAEHPNGLGNASGELGHNLMDHHFRCGASGDAEGFDDKYTYGRRANGIYVPRYQNMGGDKRDYLRGFGYQGGASRTGWHKDVAELAFGGDFKDLMTQPGAWKMGLGGFGESLPYHENRVYIDKTKKDKWGMPVLAIDCEFKGNEEKMRIDMMNDAAEMLEAAGIKNIQTYDAGSTPGMAIHEQGTARMGNDPKTSVLNKWNQMHEVKNVFVTDGSCMPSIACQNPSLTFMALTARAADFAVSELKKGNL
- a CDS encoding Gfo/Idh/MocA family protein, with the translated sequence MNGKIRMGMIGGGKNAFIGAVHRIAANIDGQIELVCGALSSNPETAKESGELLFLAADRNYGTYQEMIEKESLLPATTRMHFVTIVTPNFAHFAPAMLALEHGFHVVIDKPISLTLAEAKLLRDKVLETGLTLALTYTYSGYPMVKQARQMVKDHAFGKIRKILVEYPQGWLSLPSERDGNKQSAWRTDPSKSGISGCMGDIGTHAAQLAEYISGLEITKICADLNIMVDGRALDDDGNVLLKFSNGANGVLVASQIAAGEENALKIKVYGEKGSLEWHQEEPNTLKVKWLDAPSQLYRAGQGYLTPAAQFNARTPAGHPEGYLEAFANIYRNFALTLKAKQQGETPTPEMLDFPGVEDGVRGMAFIENVVASGLSDQKWFDFKI
- a CDS encoding sugar phosphate isomerase/epimerase family protein, with translation MTTIKGPAVFLAQFIGDQAPFNSLDGICQWAADLGFKGIQMPTLDNRFIDLQQAAESKTYADELKGKINSYGLEITELSTHIQGQLVAVNPAYDKVFDGFAPAAYHNNPAARTEWAVQQLKYAAKASQNLGLNAHATFSGSLLWHMFHPWPQRPEGLVEEGFKELARRWLPILNEFDTCGVDVCYEIHPGEDLFDGITYEMFLEQVNFHPRACLLYDPSHFVLQQLDYIQYIDLYHERIKAFHVKDAEFNPTGRQGTFGGYQSWANRAGRYRSPGDGQVDFKTIFSKLAQYDFKGWAVMEWECCIKDSETGAREGAEFIKNHIIPVTSRAFDDFAATGADSEFNKQILGIK
- a CDS encoding c-type cytochrome, which codes for MKKTLLILGCISLAIASCGNPGATTEGSTTAASTDTETTVKAQTPSEMLPGEKLIATADCIGCHNKTQKVIGPAYVDIAAKYPSSEENINKLADVVIAGSKGTWGDLPMTPHPNLSKDDAKQMVTWILSLKK